The following are encoded together in the Coregonus clupeaformis isolate EN_2021a chromosome 24, ASM2061545v1, whole genome shotgun sequence genome:
- the LOC121537417 gene encoding tumor necrosis factor receptor superfamily member 5, which translates to MLGCFKKKGIEMVKLLFMLAVFPVVYSCDPVTQYEKNGKCCNKCPPGTRMSSDHIGCFDPHCMPCQDDEYQEVFTEKNICKVQPYCDQNKNFEGSTNRNKTSLSQCRCKAGHHCSSEECLTCVPHTKCGPGQGILSAGDHIQDTVCQACPPNTFSSDSSAESKCKQWKVCKAGFKAEANRTSTSDTVCVPVLLSSGEIAAIVISLGVTLAMGGVVIILWKCKGKHGEANKKDKESCVECLRYERAPTEDRKTEGGNAEGPEEEREQLKPMIQDGEPLSPPSPTSQLSPTSPPSPTSQSSPGTQTPVENDVNDSQAESSAKAEDMTENGHVVAQEQGIFIMSPSTT; encoded by the exons ATGTTGGGTTGTTTCAAGAAGAAAGGGATCGAAATGGTTAAGCTTTTATTTATGCTGGCG GTTTTCCCCGTAGTTTACTCCTGTGATCCAGTAACACAGTATGAGAAGAATGGGAAGTGTTGCAATAAGTGTCCGCCAG GCACAAGGATGTCATCCGACCATATTGGTTGTTTTGATCCACATTGCATGCCCTGCCAAGATGATGAATACCAGGAAGTATTCACAGAGAAGAACATCTGCAAAGTCCAACCATACTGTGACCAAA ATAAAAACTTTGAGGGCAGTACCAACAGGAACAAGACAAGCCTCAGCCAATGCAGATGTAAAGCAGGACACCATTGTTCCAGTGAAGAGTGCCTGACATGTGTACCACACACTAAATGTGGACCAGGACAAGGGATACTTTCCGCAG GTGACCACATCCAGGACACGGTGTGTCAGGCCTGTCCTCCAAACACCTTCTCCAGTGACAGCTCAGCAGAGAGCAAGTGCAAGCAATGGAAAGT TTGTAAGGCAGGATTCAAAGCTGAAGCCAATAGGACATCCACCTCTGACACTGTCTGTG TGCCAGTACTCCTTTCCTCTGGAGAAATAGCAGCAATTGTAATTTCCCTTGGGGTTACATTGGCCATGGGTGGAGTGGTCATTATCCTGTGGAAATGTAAAG GTAAACATGGAGAGGCAAACAAGAAAGATAAG GAATCCTGTGTGGAGTGTCTAAGGTATGAGAGGGCACCTACagaagacagaaaaacagaaggGGGAAACGCAGAAGGACCTGAGGAGGAAAGGGAACAACTCAAACCTATGATCCAAGATGGAGAGCCactatcaccaccatcaccaacaTCACAACTATCACcaacatcaccaccatcaccaacaTCACAATCATCACCAGGTACTCAAACACCAGTGGAGAATGATGTTAACGACTCTCAAGCCGAGTCTTCTGCCAAAGCTGAAGACATGACAGAAAATGGACATGTGGTGGCGCAGGAGCAGGGTATCTTCATTATGTCGCCAAGTACCACATAA